In a single window of the Massilia oculi genome:
- a CDS encoding pilus assembly protein TadG-related protein, which yields MVSGRHPPWQHLPGPDAQNGAFAIMFVPLLVLLVAFAGLAMDMGMVYNRKVELSGMAKAAALAAAKELNGKSSGIAAARTRAREAAQRFTYRYGSTVEWNDAALSFGTTPARGGAWTGADGVGDGAAYFYAKVDSAALDAVDAAISTIFMRIFSRSLATIDVADVAIAGRAGIQAVPLAVCAMSETAASERANTGLSNTELIEYGFRRGVSYDLTKLNPRGTTAARYAINPVVPPGMPSTSFNRAILGPSCAPPISGCRASRAARSGSRRWRRRSPSPGWSPSSIRASTTSATTCASPPARRPTTIFAPTPTRRRAAPRGCRPPPGFPPP from the coding sequence ATGGTATCGGGTCGACATCCCCCGTGGCAACACCTGCCTGGACCGGACGCCCAGAACGGCGCCTTCGCCATCATGTTCGTGCCGCTGCTGGTGCTGCTGGTGGCCTTCGCCGGCCTGGCGATGGACATGGGCATGGTCTACAACCGCAAGGTCGAGCTGAGCGGCATGGCCAAGGCAGCCGCGCTGGCCGCAGCCAAGGAGCTCAACGGCAAAAGCAGCGGCATCGCGGCCGCCAGGACCCGCGCGCGCGAGGCCGCCCAGCGGTTCACCTACCGCTACGGGAGCACGGTCGAATGGAACGACGCCGCCCTCAGCTTCGGCACTACACCGGCGCGCGGGGGCGCCTGGACGGGCGCCGACGGCGTCGGCGACGGCGCCGCTTACTTCTATGCAAAGGTGGACAGCGCCGCGCTGGACGCCGTGGACGCCGCCATCAGCACCATCTTCATGCGTATTTTCTCGCGCAGCCTGGCCACCATCGATGTGGCCGACGTCGCGATCGCCGGCCGCGCCGGCATCCAGGCGGTGCCGCTGGCGGTCTGCGCGATGTCGGAAACCGCGGCCAGCGAACGCGCGAATACCGGGTTGAGCAACACTGAACTGATTGAATACGGATTCCGGCGCGGCGTCAGCTACGACCTGACGAAGCTCAACCCACGCGGCACCACGGCGGCGCGCTACGCGATCAATCCGGTCGTCCCACCGGGCATGCCCAGCACATCGTTCAACCGGGCTATCCTGGGCCCTTCGTGTGCGCCGCCAATCTCTGGATGCCGCGCCTCACGGGCGGCCCGATCCGGGTCTCGTCGCTGGCGCCGACGGAGCCCCTCGCCGGGCTGGTCACCCAGCTCAATTCGCGCTTCGACGACTTCGGCAACAACCTGTGCTTCCCCGCCGGCGCGCCGCCCGACAACAATATTCGCGCCTACACCTACGAGACGACGGGCGGCGCCCCGTGGATGTCGCCCGCCACCGGGCTTCCCGCCGCCTTGA
- a CDS encoding response regulator transcription factor yields the protein MHTIEPLTYLVDGDAEALDYMARLLQAANLRFAAFVRADGFLQAHDPGIPGCAVIDARMPGLDALALQRELQQGGAERAIVFVAGGGDVELGVRAMKAGAIDFLIKPLEAAGFIAAVRHALARDAHERAVRVELQRIRTHLDTLTRREQQVLRHVVSGRLNKQIAFDLGIAEKTIKVHRARVMEKMGATSLAQLVRETLELEAGAVFAGDGVDRGEAEGGSILSHRPLVQ from the coding sequence ATGCATACGATCGAACCCCTGACCTATCTCGTCGATGGCGATGCCGAGGCGCTTGACTACATGGCGCGCCTGCTGCAGGCCGCAAACCTGCGGTTCGCCGCCTTCGTTCGCGCCGATGGTTTCCTGCAAGCCCACGATCCGGGGATACCGGGCTGCGCGGTGATCGATGCGCGCATGCCGGGCCTCGACGCCCTGGCGCTGCAGCGCGAACTGCAGCAGGGCGGCGCCGAGCGCGCCATCGTCTTCGTCGCCGGCGGCGGCGACGTCGAACTTGGAGTAAGGGCCATGAAGGCCGGCGCCATCGACTTCCTGATCAAGCCGCTCGAAGCGGCCGGCTTCATTGCAGCGGTGCGGCATGCGCTGGCGCGCGACGCCCATGAACGCGCGGTGCGGGTCGAGCTGCAGCGTATCCGCACCCACCTCGACACCCTGACCCGGCGCGAGCAGCAGGTATTGCGCCACGTGGTGTCGGGGCGCCTGAACAAGCAGATCGCCTTCGACCTGGGCATCGCCGAAAAGACCATCAAGGTGCACCGTGCCCGGGTGATGGAAAAGATGGGCGCGACGTCGCTGGCCCAGCTGGTGCGCGAGACCCTGGAGCTCGAGGCGGGTGCGGTATTTGCCGGCGACGGCGTCGACAGGGGGGAGGCCGAGGGCGGCAGCATCCTTTCGCATCGTCCTTTGGTCCAATAG
- a CDS encoding Lnb N-terminal periplasmic domain-containing protein, translating into MSWKRLARSLSALPVVGLTTWGALALWFQLAPALALAIGGAWTLLGLAVALVLARAPGWRHERRLLLAGALAALAMLGWWQSLAPSHARPWADDVARLLESTVDGDRLELRNVRAFEWRTEADYTPRWETRRYDLSRLESADLILSYWMGPHIAHTLVSFGFSDGQRLVFSLEIRKERDETFSALGGFFRKFEQVIVASDERDLIRTRSNVRGEQVYLYRLRATPAQLRSVLLDYLGRAERLRRQPEFYNTLTSNCTTILFELARRIDPALPLDYRLLASGHFAEYAYDQGALTSSLPYTVLRDRGHINARAIASDADAHDFSQAIRAGVPGIAAPAGSTVSDQLLKINRP; encoded by the coding sequence GTGAGCTGGAAACGGCTGGCCAGGAGCCTGTCGGCGCTGCCGGTGGTGGGGCTGACGACGTGGGGCGCGCTGGCGCTGTGGTTCCAGCTGGCGCCGGCGCTTGCGCTGGCCATCGGCGGCGCCTGGACCCTCCTCGGCCTGGCCGTGGCGCTGGTACTGGCGCGCGCGCCGGGCTGGCGGCACGAACGCCGGCTGCTGCTGGCCGGAGCGCTGGCAGCGCTCGCGATGCTGGGATGGTGGCAGTCGCTGGCGCCCTCGCACGCCCGACCCTGGGCCGACGACGTCGCGCGCCTGCTGGAATCAACGGTCGACGGCGACCGCCTGGAGCTGCGCAATGTGCGCGCCTTCGAGTGGCGCACCGAGGCCGACTACACGCCGCGCTGGGAAACCCGGCGCTACGACCTGTCGCGGCTCGAGTCGGCCGACCTGATCCTGTCCTACTGGATGGGGCCGCACATCGCCCATACCCTGGTGTCGTTCGGCTTCAGCGACGGCCAAAGACTGGTGTTCTCGCTAGAGATCCGCAAGGAGCGTGACGAGACCTTTTCGGCACTCGGCGGGTTCTTCCGCAAGTTCGAGCAGGTGATCGTCGCGTCCGACGAGCGCGACCTGATCCGCACCCGCAGCAATGTGCGCGGCGAGCAGGTCTATCTGTACCGGCTGCGGGCGACACCCGCGCAGCTGCGTTCGGTGCTGCTGGACTACCTGGGTCGCGCCGAGCGGCTGCGGCGCCAGCCCGAGTTCTACAACACCCTGACCAGCAACTGCACCACGATCCTGTTCGAACTGGCGCGCCGGATCGATCCCGCCCTGCCGCTCGACTACCGCCTGCTGGCGTCCGGGCACTTCGCCGAATACGCCTACGACCAGGGCGCGCTCACATCAAGCCTGCCCTACACGGTCTTGCGCGACCGGGGCCACATCAATGCGCGCGCGATCGCATCCGATGCCGACGCGCACGACTTTTCGCAGGCGATCCGGGCCGGCGTACCGGGCATCGCCGCACCGGCGGGGTCCACTGTTTCCGATCAACTGTTAAAGATCAATAGGCCGTGA
- a CDS encoding trimeric intracellular cation channel family protein: MFPVSALDMGAAMKTLVLTLDLVGTFVFALSGATAGLRRQLDLFGVLVLSFVAATSGGIVRDLLIGATPPAAFTDWRYLGVSLLAGVAIFFWSPALHRLRHPVLLFDGAGLALFCVAGAQKALVFGLEPVMAALLGMLTGIGGGVARDVLLSNVPAVFRSDIYAVAALAGATVVVAGDALGLPSTPTALAGAALCFGLRLAAIRYGWHLPTARAPEGTEGEQDAGRDGRGGR; the protein is encoded by the coding sequence GTGTTCCCCGTTTCCGCCCTCGACATGGGCGCCGCCATGAAGACCCTGGTGCTGACGCTCGACCTGGTCGGCACTTTCGTGTTCGCCCTGAGCGGCGCCACCGCCGGCCTGCGGCGCCAGCTCGACCTGTTCGGCGTGCTGGTGCTGTCCTTCGTCGCCGCCACCTCGGGCGGGATCGTGCGCGACCTCCTGATCGGCGCCACGCCGCCGGCCGCCTTCACCGACTGGCGCTACCTGGGCGTGTCGCTGCTGGCCGGGGTGGCGATCTTCTTCTGGTCGCCCGCCCTGCATCGCCTGCGGCACCCGGTACTGCTGTTCGACGGCGCCGGCCTGGCCCTGTTCTGCGTCGCCGGCGCCCAGAAGGCCCTGGTGTTCGGCCTGGAGCCGGTGATGGCGGCGCTGCTCGGCATGTTGACCGGCATCGGCGGCGGCGTCGCGCGCGACGTGCTGCTGTCGAACGTGCCGGCCGTGTTCAGGTCGGACATCTACGCCGTCGCCGCCCTGGCCGGGGCCACCGTGGTGGTGGCAGGCGACGCGCTGGGGCTGCCCAGCACCCCGACCGCGCTGGCGGGCGCCGCCCTGTGCTTCGGCCTGCGCCTGGCGGCCATCCGCTATGGCTGGCACTTGCCGACGGCGCGCGCCCCGGAGGGAACCGAGGGCGAGCAGGACGCAGGCCGCGACGGCCGCGGCGGTCGTTAG
- a CDS encoding catalase: MKELTTAAGAPVVDNQNTMTAGPRGPALLQDVWFLEKLAHFDREVIPERRMHAKGGGAFGTFTVTHDITRYTKARMFSEVGKKTELFLRFSTVAGERGAADAERDIRGFAIKFYTEQGNWDLVGNNTPVFFLRDPLKFPDLNHAIKRDPSTGLRSADNNWDFWSSLPEALHQVTIVMSDRGIPRSFRHMHGFGSHTFSFINADNQRFWVKFTLKTQQGIQNLSDLEASALIGRDRESHLRDLVDSIEAGDFPRWTLYVQIMPEKEAATCRYNPFDLTKVWLHADYPLIEVGVLELNRNPDNNFADVEQAGFNPAHVVPGIGFSPDKMLQGRLFSYGDALRYRLGVNHHQIPVNAPRCPVHSYHRDGAMRVDGNRGGATPYQPNRHGEWQEQPDFREPPLSLEGAADHWNHRVDDDYYSQPALLFRKMSPAQREALFQNTARAIAGASDEVKARHIANCTMCDPAYGDGVARAIMQGSEGA; this comes from the coding sequence ATGAAAGAGCTGACCACCGCCGCGGGCGCCCCCGTGGTCGACAACCAGAACACCATGACAGCCGGACCGCGCGGCCCGGCCCTGCTGCAGGACGTGTGGTTCCTGGAAAAGCTGGCCCACTTCGACCGCGAAGTGATCCCGGAACGCCGCATGCACGCCAAGGGCGGCGGCGCCTTCGGCACCTTCACCGTGACCCATGACATCACGCGCTACACCAAGGCGCGCATGTTTTCCGAAGTGGGCAAGAAGACCGAGCTGTTCCTGCGATTTTCGACGGTGGCGGGCGAGCGCGGCGCCGCCGACGCCGAACGCGACATCCGCGGCTTCGCGATCAAGTTCTATACCGAACAGGGTAACTGGGACCTGGTCGGCAACAACACGCCCGTGTTCTTCCTGCGCGACCCGCTCAAGTTCCCCGACCTGAACCACGCCATCAAGCGCGATCCGAGCACCGGCCTGCGCAGCGCCGACAACAACTGGGACTTCTGGTCCAGCCTGCCCGAGGCGCTGCACCAGGTGACGATCGTGATGAGCGACCGCGGCATCCCCAGGAGCTTTCGCCACATGCACGGCTTCGGCAGCCATACCTTCAGCTTCATCAACGCGGACAATCAGCGCTTCTGGGTCAAGTTCACCCTCAAGACCCAGCAAGGCATCCAGAACCTGAGCGACCTCGAGGCCAGCGCCCTGATCGGCCGCGACCGCGAAAGCCACCTGCGCGACCTGGTCGACAGCATCGAGGCCGGCGACTTCCCGCGCTGGACCCTGTACGTGCAGATCATGCCCGAGAAAGAAGCGGCCACCTGCCGGTACAACCCGTTCGACCTGACCAAGGTCTGGCTGCATGCCGACTATCCCCTGATCGAAGTCGGCGTGCTGGAGCTGAACCGCAACCCCGACAACAACTTCGCCGACGTCGAGCAGGCCGGCTTCAATCCGGCCCACGTCGTGCCGGGCATCGGTTTCTCGCCCGACAAGATGCTGCAGGGCCGCCTGTTCTCCTACGGCGACGCGCTGCGCTACCGGCTGGGCGTGAACCACCACCAGATCCCGGTGAACGCGCCGCGCTGCCCGGTGCACAGCTACCACCGCGACGGCGCGATGCGGGTCGACGGCAACCGCGGCGGCGCCACCCCCTACCAGCCGAACCGCCACGGCGAATGGCAGGAGCAGCCCGACTTCAGGGAGCCGCCGCTGTCGCTCGAAGGCGCCGCCGACCACTGGAACCACCGGGTCGACGACGACTACTATTCGCAGCCGGCCCTGCTGTTCAGGAAGATGTCGCCGGCCCAGCGCGAGGCGCTGTTCCAGAACACGGCGCGGGCGATCGCCGGGGCCTCGGATGAGGTCAAGGCGCGCCACATCGCCAACTGCACGATGTGCGATCCGGCCTATGGCGACGGCGTGGCGCGCGCCATCATGCAGGGCAGCGAAGGGGCCTGA
- a CDS encoding nucleobase:cation symporter-2 family protein produces the protein MSTSHYQQTHSELILGLDDRPPPLLGMLAALQHLLAIIVPIVTPGLLICQALGVSSRDTNLIVSMSLVVSGIATFVQCRRFGPFGAGLLIVQGTSFNFVGPLIAGGALMVRQGTPVEAVMAAIFGVVVAGSFIEMGVSRVLPFVKRLITPLVTGIVVLMIGLTLIKVGLISMGGGYAAMANGSFANGENLLLSGVVLAIIVILNRVPVVWMRSAAIVIALAVGYALAGWMGRLDFTGMHEAPLFQVPTPLHFGLGFSWSLFIPMIVIYLVTSLEAIGDVTATSKVSRQPVEGPLWMQRIKGGVLVNGANSLLAGIFNTFPSSIFAQNNGVIQLTGIASRHVGMWIALLLVILGLFPGVAGVIQAVPEPVLGGAAMVMFGAVAAAGINILASVTLDRRALLVIAVSLALGLGVSQVPEFLAHMPAAVRGVLESGVATGGLCALLLNWFLPEQTAPAEAQ, from the coding sequence ATGTCGACATCGCACTACCAGCAGACCCACTCGGAACTGATCCTCGGACTCGACGACCGTCCGCCCCCGCTGCTCGGCATGCTGGCCGCCCTGCAGCACCTGCTGGCCATCATCGTCCCCATCGTTACACCGGGCCTCCTGATCTGCCAGGCGCTGGGCGTGTCGAGCCGCGACACCAACCTGATCGTCTCGATGTCGCTGGTCGTCTCCGGCATCGCCACCTTCGTCCAATGCCGCCGTTTCGGTCCCTTCGGCGCGGGCCTGCTGATCGTGCAGGGCACCAGCTTCAACTTCGTCGGGCCGCTGATCGCCGGCGGCGCCCTGATGGTCAGGCAGGGCACGCCGGTGGAAGCGGTGATGGCGGCGATTTTCGGCGTCGTGGTGGCCGGTTCCTTCATCGAGATGGGCGTCTCGCGCGTGCTTCCCTTCGTCAAGCGCCTGATCACGCCACTGGTGACGGGCATCGTGGTGCTGATGATCGGCCTCACCCTGATCAAGGTCGGCCTGATCAGCATGGGCGGCGGCTACGCGGCCATGGCCAATGGCAGCTTCGCCAACGGCGAGAACCTGCTGCTCTCCGGCGTGGTGCTGGCCATCATCGTGATCCTGAACCGGGTGCCGGTGGTGTGGATGCGCAGCGCCGCCATCGTCATTGCCCTCGCCGTCGGCTACGCGCTGGCCGGCTGGATGGGCCGCCTCGACTTTACCGGCATGCACGAGGCGCCGCTGTTCCAGGTGCCCACGCCCCTGCACTTCGGCCTGGGCTTCTCGTGGTCGCTGTTCATCCCGATGATCGTGATCTACCTGGTCACCTCGCTGGAGGCGATCGGAGACGTGACGGCCACCAGCAAGGTCTCGCGCCAGCCGGTGGAGGGGCCGCTCTGGATGCAGCGCATCAAGGGCGGTGTCCTGGTCAACGGCGCCAACTCCCTGCTGGCCGGCATCTTCAACACCTTCCCCAGCTCGATCTTCGCCCAGAACAACGGCGTGATCCAGCTGACCGGCATCGCCAGCCGCCACGTCGGCATGTGGATCGCCCTGCTGCTGGTGATCCTGGGGCTGTTCCCTGGCGTCGCCGGCGTGATCCAGGCGGTGCCGGAACCGGTGCTGGGCGGCGCAGCCATGGTCATGTTCGGCGCCGTCGCCGCGGCCGGCATCAACATCCTGGCCAGCGTGACCCTCGACCGCCGCGCCCTGCTGGTGATCGCGGTATCGCTGGCGCTGGGGCTGGGCGTGTCCCAGGTGCCCGAATTCCTGGCCCATATGCCCGCCGCGGTGCGGGGCGTGCTCGAATCGGGCGTCGCCACCGGCGGCCTGTGCGCGCTGCTGCTGAACTGGTTCCTGCCCGAACAGACGGCGCCGGCGGAAGCGCAGTGA
- a CDS encoding MBL fold metallo-hydrolase — MDTAGLTISRILHAGYVFECGGSRIAFDTIFETPFSRNCHAFPDVRFDLDAIRRQRFDAVFISHFHDDHCSLESLDLLDRATPIHLYCQFEALFDMLRQLGFTNVHALALDRAVEVGPFTVTPREAMDIDVDSMFQVRAAGMNVLNVVDSWIDDDTLAKLVAQGPWDMVLWPFQTMRELEVLAPSRHAAAPPGLPQEWIDQLRALAPRYIVPSSCQFLQEPWSWYNRAFFPISYERFGQVVGAAVPAAQVVRFDPSVSRRLDAGGLHPAPPLSWVIPIGAQDVDYVYEGNAAPPSTGEIARHFAPLTPEEEARVTDYCLRGLAERYGATEAGSDYFERPRVWRLSVFDHAGEARDYRYRLDGERAVLLEPDADAGPLGWTTEVPAAKLHAALALGESLTSMYVRINGIVFDAGTERALQDAELVDDPLIRCLFGDTFGAYQAAQLRRLLARPY, encoded by the coding sequence ATGGACACGGCGGGACTGACGATTTCGAGAATCCTGCATGCGGGGTATGTCTTCGAGTGCGGGGGCAGCCGTATCGCCTTCGATACCATCTTCGAGACTCCCTTCAGCCGCAACTGCCACGCCTTCCCCGACGTGCGCTTCGACCTGGACGCCATCCGGCGCCAGCGTTTCGACGCCGTCTTCATCTCGCACTTCCACGACGACCACTGCTCGCTCGAGAGCCTGGACCTGCTGGATCGCGCCACGCCGATCCACCTGTATTGCCAGTTCGAGGCGCTGTTCGACATGCTGCGCCAGCTGGGGTTCACGAACGTCCACGCGCTGGCGCTGGACCGGGCGGTCGAGGTGGGGCCGTTCACGGTCACCCCGCGCGAGGCGATGGACATCGACGTCGATTCGATGTTCCAGGTGCGCGCCGCCGGCATGAACGTGCTGAACGTGGTCGACTCCTGGATCGACGACGATACGCTCGCCAAGCTGGTCGCGCAGGGGCCGTGGGACATGGTGCTGTGGCCGTTCCAGACCATGCGAGAGCTCGAGGTGCTGGCGCCGTCGCGCCACGCCGCCGCGCCGCCCGGCCTGCCGCAAGAATGGATAGACCAGTTGCGGGCGCTGGCGCCGCGCTACATCGTGCCGAGCTCCTGCCAGTTTCTGCAGGAGCCGTGGTCCTGGTATAACCGCGCCTTCTTCCCGATCTCGTATGAGCGCTTCGGGCAGGTGGTGGGCGCGGCCGTGCCGGCGGCGCAGGTCGTGCGGTTCGACCCGTCCGTCTCGCGCCGGCTCGATGCCGGCGGGCTGCATCCGGCGCCGCCATTGTCCTGGGTGATCCCGATCGGGGCGCAGGACGTCGACTACGTCTACGAAGGCAATGCGGCGCCGCCGTCGACTGGCGAGATCGCCCGCCATTTCGCGCCCCTGACGCCGGAGGAAGAGGCGCGCGTGACGGATTACTGCCTGCGCGGGCTGGCCGAACGCTACGGCGCGACCGAGGCGGGCTCGGACTACTTCGAGCGGCCGCGCGTCTGGCGCCTGTCGGTGTTCGACCACGCGGGCGAGGCGCGCGACTACCGCTACCGCCTCGACGGCGAGCGGGCGGTCCTGCTGGAGCCCGATGCCGATGCCGGCCCGCTCGGCTGGACCACCGAGGTGCCGGCCGCCAAGCTGCATGCGGCGCTGGCGCTGGGAGAATCGCTGACTTCGATGTACGTTCGCATCAACGGCATCGTCTTCGATGCCGGGACCGAGCGCGCGCTGCAGGACGCGGAGCTGGTCGACGACCCCCTGATCCGCTGCCTGTTTGGCGACACCTTCGGCGCCTACCAGGCGGCCCAGTTGCGCCGCCTGCTGGCGCGCCCCTACTGA
- a CDS encoding lipid-binding SYLF domain-containing protein, with protein MKAQPGNTRRLLMPTILGAALGLAACAGQPTRDETQARVDAAKVTLDNFVRDPDMTWFRQHVGQARAVLISPQIVQAGFIVGGSGGSAVLIARRDNAWAGPAFYRIAAGSVGLQAGAQASEMVALVMTEKGLNSLLSTTFKLGADVSVAAGPVGAGTGAPLNADMLVYTRSKGLYGGLNLDGTVISVDDGRNHAYYGVGTTPVDILVTRSVSNPHGQTLARVASNAVSGDPGDQ; from the coding sequence ATGAAGGCACAACCAGGCAACACGAGGCGCTTGCTGATGCCAACCATCCTGGGCGCCGCGCTCGGACTGGCCGCCTGCGCCGGCCAGCCTACCCGCGACGAGACCCAGGCGCGCGTCGACGCCGCCAAGGTCACCCTCGACAACTTCGTGCGCGACCCCGACATGACGTGGTTCCGCCAACACGTCGGCCAGGCCAGGGCGGTCCTGATCAGTCCCCAGATCGTGCAGGCCGGCTTCATCGTGGGCGGCTCGGGCGGTTCGGCGGTCCTGATCGCGCGCAGGGACAACGCCTGGGCCGGCCCTGCCTTCTACCGCATCGCCGCCGGTTCCGTCGGGCTGCAGGCCGGCGCCCAGGCGTCCGAGATGGTGGCCCTGGTGATGACCGAGAAGGGTCTCAATTCACTGCTGTCGACCACGTTCAAGCTGGGCGCGGACGTGAGCGTCGCAGCCGGCCCCGTCGGCGCCGGCACCGGCGCGCCGCTCAACGCCGACATGCTGGTGTACACGCGTTCGAAGGGCCTGTACGGTGGGCTGAACCTGGACGGAACCGTGATCTCGGTCGACGACGGCCGCAACCACGCCTATTACGGCGTTGGGACGACACCGGTCGACATCCTGGTCACGCGCAGCGTCAGCAATCCCCACGGCCAGACGCTGGCCCGGGTCGCGTCGAATGCGGTGAGCGGCGATCCAGGCGATCAGTAG
- the aqpZ gene encoding aquaporin Z gives MLNKLLAEFIGTFWLVLGGCGSAVLAATFPEVGIGLTGVSLAFGLTVLTAAYALGPISGGHFNPAVSVGLWAGGRFPARHLAPYVVAQVAGAVLAAALIYVIASGKAGFDVQAGFAANGYGEHSPGGYSLESALVCELVMSFMFVLVVLGATHTRAPAGFAGIAIGLALALVHLISIPVTNTSVNPARSTGPALFVGGWAVAQLWLFWLAPLLGGALAGVLYRKVLQREPVEPPAAGQLEPGLGLGART, from the coding sequence ATGTTGAACAAACTATTGGCCGAGTTCATCGGCACATTCTGGCTGGTGCTGGGCGGCTGCGGCAGCGCGGTGCTGGCCGCGACCTTTCCCGAAGTCGGCATCGGCCTGACCGGGGTCTCGCTGGCCTTCGGCCTGACCGTATTGACGGCGGCCTATGCGCTCGGCCCGATCTCGGGCGGCCATTTCAATCCCGCGGTGTCGGTGGGCCTGTGGGCCGGCGGGCGCTTCCCGGCGCGTCACCTGGCGCCCTACGTCGTGGCGCAGGTGGCCGGCGCCGTGCTGGCCGCGGCCCTGATCTATGTGATCGCGAGCGGCAAGGCCGGCTTCGACGTCCAGGCCGGCTTCGCGGCGAATGGCTATGGCGAGCACTCGCCAGGCGGCTATTCGCTCGAGTCGGCCCTCGTGTGCGAACTGGTGATGAGCTTCATGTTCGTGCTGGTGGTGCTGGGCGCGACCCACACGCGGGCGCCGGCCGGCTTCGCCGGCATCGCGATCGGCCTGGCCCTGGCCCTGGTGCACCTGATCAGCATCCCGGTGACGAATACCTCGGTCAATCCGGCGCGCAGCACCGGCCCTGCGCTGTTCGTCGGCGGCTGGGCGGTGGCCCAGCTATGGCTGTTCTGGCTGGCTCCCTTGCTCGGCGGTGCGCTGGCCGGCGTGTTGTACCGCAAAGTGCTGCAGCGCGAACCGGTCGAGCCGCCTGCCGCCGGCCAGCTGGAGCCGGGGCTGGGCTTGGGTGCCCGCACCTGA
- a CDS encoding PLP-dependent cysteine synthase family protein, translating into MQSHIKSSVMEAIGNTPVVRLGRVFPQANVVAKLEFMNPGGSIKDRMVRAMLRKLPPQAKRVVEASSGNTGAALAMASAVLGLDCEVAVPVATSREKIRRIEAYGATVRVCDGERGPDYQETALDIARQGGAHHLDQYRSNLNSQAHYGDTAPELWSQMEGEIDVFVCGVGSGGTISGIGRYLKERNPAIRVIGVEPRDSAYRKLVTDLSAGGEFSSAIEGVGKGCPSPVFDPAVVDDVVQVPDEEALAWIHRLAREEGILAGGSSACVAAGIARVLPELGDARVVTIFPDSGAFYLSKYF; encoded by the coding sequence GTGCAATCCCACATCAAGTCATCTGTCATGGAAGCGATCGGCAACACCCCGGTGGTCAGGCTCGGCCGCGTATTCCCGCAGGCCAACGTGGTGGCCAAGCTGGAGTTCATGAATCCCGGCGGCAGCATCAAGGACCGCATGGTGAGGGCCATGCTGCGCAAGCTGCCGCCGCAGGCAAAGCGCGTGGTCGAGGCGTCGTCCGGCAACACCGGCGCGGCGCTGGCCATGGCGAGCGCCGTGCTCGGCCTGGATTGCGAGGTCGCCGTCCCGGTCGCCACCAGCCGTGAAAAGATCAGGCGCATCGAAGCCTATGGCGCCACGGTGCGCGTGTGCGACGGCGAGCGTGGTCCCGACTACCAGGAGACGGCCCTGGACATCGCCCGCCAGGGTGGCGCCCACCACCTCGACCAGTACCGCTCGAACCTGAACAGCCAGGCGCATTATGGCGACACCGCGCCCGAACTGTGGTCGCAAATGGAAGGCGAGATCGATGTCTTCGTGTGCGGCGTCGGCTCGGGCGGGACGATCTCGGGCATCGGACGCTACCTGAAGGAGCGCAATCCGGCCATCCGCGTGATCGGGGTCGAGCCGCGCGATTCGGCCTACAGGAAACTGGTGACCGACCTGTCGGCGGGCGGCGAGTTCTCCAGCGCGATCGAAGGCGTCGGCAAGGGCTGTCCGTCTCCCGTGTTCGACCCCGCGGTGGTGGACGACGTGGTCCAGGTGCCGGACGAAGAGGCGCTGGCCTGGATCCACCGCCTGGCGCGCGAGGAGGGCATCCTTGCTGGCGGCTCGAGCGCCTGCGTGGCGGCGGGCATCGCCCGCGTGCTGCCCGAACTGGGCGATGCCCGCGTCGTGACGATCTTCCCGGACTCCGGCGCGTTCTACCTCTCGAAGTACTTCTAA